The sequence GTCTCACGGAATGTATTGTGTCACGTCACGTCATAAAAAGTGCAACATATTTGGTTTGCACATCTGCGAGCGAAAATTGCTTGCTTACATCTTTAATCCTTCAAAGACGAATATTTATTCTTGTGTTCTGTTAATCTCCTggtgaaagagagaaaaactaAATCCAGGaggataaaatatttttctagcGGTTCAACAGGCACAACGCTGTCGTTAAGGCCCTGATAAGCTCTGGTAGCAGAACCAATCTCTGATCGCTAAATGGCTCACACCTCGTCAACTGAAATAATTTGCATGTAGAAACATCGCAGTAAGTAACTGAAATCACTCTTTGCTAAGTTCTCTGCAAAAGTGCTGCTACTTAGCCAAGCTTCTTTGTTCTGTCAACTATTTCATCTCCTTTCGATTTGCCAACATTCGCTTAATCCGAACTCCACGATGACAGATCTACGAATGAACAAAGTAAAGGGCAAGCTTCAAGGAATAAAGGACAAGATTGAAAAAGCCGAAGATCGAGAAGCCTCTGCCAACGAACAGCTTCGAGAGGTCACAGAAGAGGCCAATAAAAACGAAGGCGAGGCGGATTCATTCAGGCGCAGAATTGTCCTTGTGAAAGATGAACTGGCCAAGATTTCTGAAACTTTGGAGGAGAAAACAACAAGGGTGAATGAGGTAAAACGAGTCGCGGTAGAACATGAGAACGCTTGCAAGGAACTGGAGGTAATTGATCGCGACAGCGATGAGCGCATCACAGCACTGGAAGAAACACTCCAGGAGAGCATAGGCACGGCTAAGGAATCGGAGGAGCGACTGGTCGAGGCCAAGCAGAAATTGAAGGTTATCTTAACGGAGGTGGAGAAGGCCAGAGAACGAGCGGAGATCCTAGAGGGAAAAGCAAATGATCTGGAGGACAGTATTTCCGACATTGGCAACAGACTCCGTCAAAAGGAGAGCGAGGACACTGCCTCTGCGGAAAATGAAATGGATCTAAATGACAAGTTAATGTTTGTCAAGACACAGTTGGATGATGCCATAGCTCGCGCAGAAGAGGCTGAACGCAAGTTGCAGCCACAAGAAATTATCATCGACGACTTAACTCAAGAACGAGATGCGTTAGAAAGCAAAATCAACTTAATCAAGCAggagtttcaaaaaatgcaAGAAATGGTGGACGAATCTATGGATGACGTGGAATCTATCGAGCCCAAGAGTGTGGCAGATCGTTACCGTGAAATAGCGGATGAAGATGCCGAAGCCGAACCCGGGCCATCGCCCGAAGACGAGTAGATATTCGTCGCTGTTCACGTCCCAAGATGCTTCAGTTCTAAAACTTGTGTTAAATTCATAGTTTCTCTCTACAAAAGGTCAGTTCATTTCATGTCTTAAGGAGGATTTCTggtttttcctttcatttccttttttttcaaatagcTTTCCTTATATAGCTTCGGTCTCTTTTTTTACAGTTGCCGCTCACAAAGAACCTTTTTATTAAATATTCGCAAATGCGAAAAACAGTTTCAAAGTGCGGTTTAGACGAGGAATCTGTGTGTAGCCAAATCAAAATTTGTAATGTGTCAATTATTTTCGCAATCATATCCTCTGCCTCTATAGAGTTATGTAGCCCTTTTAATAAAGTTTGTTGGTTTCCGTGATATTAATCCTGCGAAAAATCACGAGGAAAAAATTACACTTCTCTTGCGTGACAAGCAAAATCAATGAAGCGAAAATAATGATTAAGGAACCTTTGTTGAAAACACTGTTTAACCCCCGAATAAATACAGGACCAATGTTGCACAGGAAGGGGAGAAAAATTATCGATCGTCTCTTTTTTTACCTCTCAATCCCTAAGATGGCCAAGAACGGAATAGACGAATTCGCTAGTTACCGGGCTATTGCATGTCTCAAATCCGTTCTTGAAAACCCCTCACTTAGTCTGGAAACAATTTCGCTCTGTTGTCCAGTTGAGATTAAATGTCCATAATCCCGTCACATTTCATCCAAAACCTAAACCATGTTAAGCGCGTTTAAAACATCTGTGGGTGAAATCACGCTGGTGATGAAGGCGTAGGGTTGACACTGTTCAACTCCTGGATTCTAAATGAGTAAAGCGGCAGACGCAATCAATACATGTAAATAATAAACGTTCCATCCCCATTCCAGTCGCCACACTCAGTTTTGCGGAGGACAGGCCAATACGAAGCCTTCTTTAAACACGTCAAAAGGTTTCAGCTAAATTAGTCTTAGATATCATGGTTCCAATGATAAACTACCCGCTGTTACGGCCACTCAACCGTGACTTGACAGACTCAAGTCACCGTGGCAACACGCGACTTCGCGCGCGAAGGGTAACTTACACGGTGCCCACGAATTGCGAGCGTAAAATTCGCAGCATATAAAGTCGGCGCCAACTAGTCTCTTACCTTGCTTACTACAACGAGAAGCAACTTGACCTCAGTAATGTATCGGCTTTGAAAGCGGTTTCGCATGTTACCCCTCATTTATACACGAGtgcctcccaggggttttagggaacaagggaacatgactatttacttttagggaacaagggatatcttaaaataacctttagggaacaagggaagtGTTGACTTATAatcgggaacaagggaacattgatttGCTGACCATTAGAAAAACTTTTTTCATGTGTAAGAAGGGAAAAGGCCTTtccgacgacaaaatattggcaaagtattACAATTTCCCTCATTTTCGGGCCCTGGGAtatgaaaataactaaccatgaaaaaataaaatcttaGAGGAATGATAGGGAACCGTGAGGAATattttggtgatcaagggaacatggagcggaatttccgggaacggggaactcagtaaaagtgaatttcggggaacaccttaatttaATTTAGAGGAACAAGGAAACTACTGTCAATTttcatagggaacaagggaacatgcacCCTCCCTGGGAGGCCCTCATACACTAACCAACTGATAGTCTTATctttaaatttaatttcattattattactattattattaagctCGTTAAGTTATTCTCGCGCTGAAATTGTTTGAATTGAATTCATAACTGCTGACGATTCGGTTAAATTAACTGATTTGAGCGTTCTTCAAAGGGGCAGTGATCTGTCCGGCGGATGTCACCATAGGGCAGCCTTTATATTCTGCTACGCCATCTTCATTTGTCAGCAGGTCGGTCTAAGAAGAAAAGATTAATTTTGATCCTGAAATTGTGAAAACTGTTTGGTCAGGGGACTTAATAAGTGGTTTGCTTTGACGTTTAACTCTTGGGTTGTGTGAAGGTTTGTTGGATGTAATCTTGCAGTGCTAATTTATCGACTCGTTTGGGTGCCAAATTTTCGCAAATCGTACGACGATTGACGGTAAGGCGGTAAGACGGTAAGGTTGAGTTGATGATGTTATTACAAGTTCACCTGGGATCAGCTGTTCAAATTCTGACTAAATTTATCCAGAATTAGCAGAAATGTTTcccaaatattcattttcaAGTGGAAAGGGATAGTCCTTATACTTGTCCTCAACACTCATATTAAGCGCAAATTAAAGATACATCATTTACCTTGAGAAAGCCGTGGGCACTTTGGTAAATCAGAACAGTGACTTCTAcgcaacctcattcccagggtcctctACTTCCCGTCCCCTAAAGCGAGAGAGGGGACAGGAaggaaaggaccctgggaacaaggttggacTTAACGCAACCTGGCCGGTCAAAGTTAGCTCATTGTTATCTAATTGAAAACCTCTTCAAACCAAATCGAATTCAAATTTGCCGGGCAATCGgttatgaataattaatgatatctCGGCATTCGCTTACAAACCCAAGAATATTTGGGGATatttcgtgacgcttatttGACCCAGCAGGAATGCACCTAAAAATGTACATCGCTCGAAATCTACAAACTTGACGCTCATTGAAGTCGCATGCATCCAATTGCACGCATTTCTGGAAATatccaaaagaaagaaacacgAAAATAAACCTACCTGGAGCGTTTCAAATATCTTCTTCTTTGGATTCAGTTGCTCATCTGGAGCTGAATGACAAAAAGATGACTCGCTGCATCAGCAAACTTATGTCCCAATGTCACAttagttgagttttttttttctttccactgAGAATGCAGTGAAACGAAACTGAAAGCAAACTGTTCCAGGTCAATAAAAGAAAACCTGAGCAGACAATCATACAGGCCAGAACTTGAAGCAAATATTCGTAGTGAACCCTACCCGGCCTACGCGGAAGATGCTTGGAGAAGTTGCGAAGTGTTTTTTCAACAAAGTGCCAAAGGAAATGTTGAAATGGGCTTGGTCAAGAATCTGTACGCTTGCTTATTGGCTTAGAAAATATCGCGCCacattctcagccaatcaaaggtAAAAGCAGGACAAACTGATTTGCTCTCACgggttttcccgcgctttgcatCGGCTTCTCGCGTGTTGCGATTGGCTCATTTTGTGGTCTGAGTACGTAATTGTGATCGGTCAAATTCATACCTCCCGCTATTTCATGTTCATATCCTTTTATGACAACTCGATCACCAGGTTTGCAATCAGCTGGTGGACACAAAGGCGTGACTTGACGTTTTCCCTCAGAACTAGAAGTGAGAAAGCGAAAGCCTAGTAAGAGAAACTGCtcatcgttttttctttttcttttttttaccacGGTTATCAGTTGCTCGCAATTTTTAAGGTGCAAAACGTCTCTTCAACAAATCGCattatacacctcttgaacaaCCCTGGCGAAAGAGAAATACGACTATTAACACTGGCAAAAAAGCAAGGTTTTTCGTAAGAAGTAAATATTACAATAGTTAGTTTTATACTTGCATTCgtttgaaaacttgaaactaAACAAAATCTTAAACAACATAAAGTGTTCGATCTCAGCAAAACACGACCTAAGATGTCCATTTTGCATTTCATGTTTCGATGCAAAAGCACGCATGCAAACACTTTCTTTCTTAATGGGCCACAAGTCAAATTTCATCAGACAAAACCCAAATTCCATCGGGCATTTATTAAAAAACAGAGCTGTATCCTCAGAGAAAATATGCATTAGAATAGAAAAGGTTTCTTTCCTTACCCAGTTATTGAGGCTGCCAAGAGCATTGCTTGTGATAAGATACCTACGGAGCCAAGAGCATATTTGAATCCTTTTCCCACGAACACCATAACCGTTTAATGTACAACGTTaagtcaggagcctatgagtaggagaaTGCAACTCGCGTacatttctgtcacggcgttttcatagaccaatttatttttagatcgaattcccctggtataagactcccgtgggagtgtgatgaccaatcacaagaaactaattgacgtcactgcgtcactggagcggaactgccttttttagaaaagaaaataaatagatcagtctgtaaaaatgccgtgacataggcttagtatgggagttgcatgctccaactgataggctcctggttAAGTTTAATTCGGTTGAATTAGCGAGTCTTGTTAGAACGGTTTTAAAACGTATGTTGTAAAACCAATACTAAAagaattactccgaccaatcacaacaggagcaaacagcacgatgaaccaatcagaattagTAATCAATTACcggtaacttgctcaaagcgcgggagaAATTGCCCACACAAGgagcgattggttttgcttctcattgaaTGAAAAacctggcgcgagattttaaaacaaaaatttggttttatcaaacgagttgataaaggttgaaagatttagaaagctgatgtttcgagagttagcccatcgtcagagcgaataaaggaattgtgggttgttgtggtttatatgagagtatagaagagcttcgccattggtggaaatatggttacatgagtttgaataaattaaagaaatgagaggCGAGATTTTAAAGGTCATCATAAGCATAGCAATCGCAGTTGCGTTgtaactttcgacagtcactcAAAAACTACTCTCTGCAAGGTACATCGTCCTAGAAGCCTGAGGAAGCAGCCGCCTCCCATCGCTCCAGCCGCTTGCCGCGTTCGGGGTCGAAACTTTAGTTTTCAATACTCCTAGACATCCCATAATCCAACACCAGCCTCATACCCGTGACGTcgaaaaattcaattttctgagAATGAAGTCCGTGTGGAGCTAAGTAAGTAAGACTCACCTCTCATTTTAACAGGTTTCAGGTTGCAAATCACTACAACCAGTCGTCCTTCAAGCTCCTCCAAAGGCACATAGTCTGCCAAACCGCTTACCACTGTTCTAGGTTCTGAAAATGTGTACATTCACCGCAGTCAATCAATGGGAAAGGGAACTAAGCCAGTGAAGTCTGCGCGCAGGAGGAATTTGCCTCGCCATATCGCTAAGTATCACTATGTGGCAATATGGGTTTACCTGAGTGAAAGAACCcggttttttgtttgtttgtctgtttgttttttcgttgttgttgtttcgtTAGCTCTTGCTGGAGTTTGGTTAGTGTTTAAAGGTCTGTTGGCTCTTGCTTTCTTCGTTTTACATCATAAGTGAGTTTTACATGTTCATACCCAGCGAATGAGCCGATGGTTAATGATAACTGCAGtaaacaatgataataataataataacaatcaaAATAGCACTAACAAAAACTTTATCTATATCTCAGAACTTTTGCAAGAGGATTGAGTTTTTATCCTTTCAAAATTTATGCATAACGCGATATTTCATAGACACTTCCTCCTAGAGTAACATCTCGTTGGTCTGTtattggggaaaaaaattttcaaactggAAGGATCTGTTGGAGAGGCTGCGCATCAAACGCTGGTTTTTGGCGAGAGAGAAAAACTGGAACACAGGTAGAAAAACCTTTAAGAGCGGAGGAGAGAACCAACTAACTCAAAATTGTGTCATGTtcggaatcgaacccaggccacattggtggaaggtaAACTCTCTCACCACCCTACCCCTGCTACTAAGAGATGAAAGCCCAAAAATAAGCAAGAAACAAATTCTTACTCTCCTCCCCGACATCAATCTCTTCCATATACAGTGAGTCAGCATCAGGATGCTGCAATAagccaaaaacaaacaaacatttatcgttatgtgaagtgatatatgacatatttcatatgttgaactgcggatttgaaatcaagtaagctatgatcatcgcagttatgaacgcaatttaagcaattgcgtgtagaagcctgaaCGAGTCAAGAGggcacgggttcaaaccccgttgaagtcctgactctttcaggcttctgtacgcaattgcttaaattgcgttcataactgcgatgataatagcttacttgatttggCGTTATATTTATGTTCCTTACAAGTGCTTATAGTTAGCTCACCTGAATTAAGAGATGAAGTAGACAGAGCTATTTTCGTAGCCAACAACAAACatgaattttgacaaaatgaatAAGCCTGCCAGTGCATAGTCTTTAAATTTAGGCTGGCCCAAGAAGAGATTCTTTTGGCTTGcgacaatacaatacaatattattattgtaaacacAAAACAACCGTTAATCAAGAATGTACAAGTTGAAGATTCCTCTAAAACAATAACAGCACATCATCACAAAATTTAACTAATGCAATGGGGCAATGAGTTTCCCAAAAATGCAAACCATGCTATATAAAGACAAAGCCGCAAATTATAATCAATTATTCATAATTCCTGTTCCAGATGTGCAATGAAATAATTAAAATGACTATTGTCTTGTCATACAAGGTTACCTTCTTTGCTGAAAGAATTTTTCCAACTTTCAAATCCAGTCTTGATGGATTGACCTCTTTTGCTGTAGGGCCATTATTTCCTCCCTCTACAAAATTAACGCCATTTGCCTCAGTAACTTCAACTCAATCTTGCATTATGCATTTTCTACACATGATACAATGATAGTTGCTTAAGAACGAGGTGAAGGAACAACTGCTCAGAGCTCCAGGTAAGAATGAAACCTGGAGACCTTAGAAATGTCGCTTAAATGCACTAACCATAGAGCAACAAGAACTCCACATCAGCTGGGTTACTCAGCTAGCTTCTTTTTACACAGTGTCCTGTTATTGCTGGAGGTTGAACAATCTCCTGGTAATATTAGTTTTCATTCAACCCGAGATATCAAAGAATGATAGAATGACACTGAATTCAACTGCGTTTCAAATTATGAAATAACACTAGACATGCAGCAATGCCATTCCACCAAAATTTGACAGCTTTAGCAGAAAAAAATTTGATGATCATTTTTTCAAAGATCTAAACTTATCATACTTATGCACTTGGCTTGACATTATTCCCAAATGGTGGATGAGAAATTCATTGAATCTTTGTCCAACAATAAGCACTTGAAATTTTTCCTCCCACTGAGATCAGGGTGCTTTACTCATTGCTACCTGACCTCTAGAAGCTGACCTGCAAGAGGGTAGGTGCTCTTTTGTGTATTATTGTGTTAGCCTCCGTATTGTGGACTTActtggtttctttgtttcaggATAAGCAAGATTCGTAATCTTCTGCAGTTCTGGggtttcaaatttctttctgATTGGATCTAAGAgctaaaaaccaaaaaataggGAATTAGCCCAAACTCTGTGACAGCTCAACTCAGTTGAAGTTGTAACGGATAGGAAAATAAAAGGATtcaaataaagaataaaaactGTCATACATCATTTATGAAGCTTGAAGCAGCATTCTTCAGGTCCAAGGGGTGTAATTCCTTCAAGAAATCAAAGTTTTTTGATCATGCAGTCTTGCTGCCTTAAAAAAGCTCACAACATCATGTAACTCAATCTTTTTTTACCACAAAATCAAATTGCATATCATTAGTTCTTACAGCcccaaaaattacaaaagaggaaaaaatattttgtgaaatATAAATAGGATAATATTTGTTAACTAATCCAAAAAAGAATTTCCAATTTGGTTGACCAAgacagctttttttttcctgtcacAAAGTGATATGGCAGTTGCCGGTAAATACCCAAGAAGACAGTTGCTCACCTTCTGAGCAAATGCTAGCTCCAGTGATGCATAGTCCTTAAATGTCAGGTTTCCTCCATTTTCTTCAGTTCTTTCAATGACAAATCCTAAATATGTAAAATATTTACTAGTCAtctccactttttttttttcaaatgagtTGCATTTTGAGATCAGTTTTCctttataattaataattactaGA is a genomic window of Acropora muricata isolate sample 2 chromosome 8, ASM3666990v1, whole genome shotgun sequence containing:
- the LOC136925744 gene encoding tropomyosin alpha-4 chain-like, yielding MTDLRMNKVKGKLQGIKDKIEKAEDREASANEQLREVTEEANKNEGEADSFRRRIVLVKDELAKISETLEEKTTRVNEVKRVAVEHENACKELEVIDRDSDERITALEETLQESIGTAKESEERLVEAKQKLKVILTEVEKARERAEILEGKANDLEDSISDIGNRLRQKESEDTASAENEMDLNDKLMFVKTQLDDAIARAEEAERKLQPQEIIIDDLTQERDALESKINLIKQEFQKMQEMVDESMDDVESIEPKSVADRYREIADEDAEAEPGPSPEDE